The window CGCGTCCGTGCTGGTTGCGGACGTCCGGCAATGCCTCTGTGGCGGCCACAGACGAACAACAACGGCGACAAAGATGGAGGGTGCAGATGCAAAGTAAGGGGAGAAGGGGCGGAGTGGAAGGAAATGGGACCGGGAAGAGGGATTGGGTGGGCCGGGGGTGTCGGGGTCCTACGTTTCGggtgtccggactcccgcaaacctcccACACTTTTGTCtccaattttcggaagaaatcacgTACCGCCCCGCGGACCGATACATGTTGGCATTGGATCGCTTCCGCGGTCTGGACAACACAATCCGAACGGTTAAGGGAGGTTTATGGGTCCGCCTTGGAGTTAGCATTAGAGGCATATTTTTGTTGGATCGGTCtaaaacacatctagatgtgacataattatATCATATCTAAACTGATTTTCActttgtttgtggtctattttttttgtcctaattttttttgtttcttgttggctgttgcttttttttgaaaaggggggaaaaccccggcctctgcatcagtacGATGCCTACGGCCCTCTTATTATCAAAATAAAGTAGTGCCAACATGGTTCCAAAGGTCTTCATAAGCCATAAAAAAGCAGaaaaagctcacacagagccaaaagAGGCTAAAAACATCAACTAGCCAAATCaagatgccacaaccggctgggTAAACTAGATAGGAATACTAGATGCCTAtcatattacatgaccgccatccaaaccggttgaagatatcctgaactaccatctcccagcggacagacccagtaaccaaatgctccctggcctccgtctgggtgagtagcgaccacgaacggatcagtgccgtagtccggaataaaacctgcaaaaaatgtatacatgatattctgttaaagaccaaatcgtttctgcaattccagatagtccacatCAAAGCACAAACcccaacccgaatatgtctcgctaggttaggctcaatcccattaagccatgtcccaaataacgcaTTAACAGAAATCGGGGGTTTGATATTgaaagcaatgtggaccgtctgccaaagtaccttggccagcgggcaatcaaaaaagaggtgtttaatagtctcatcccgatcgcagaaactacacctagtaggtcctgtccaattacgcttcatcaagttatccttagttaaaattacttgtttatggacaaaccacataaacacttttattttcaaaggaactttgacatcccaaacatgtTTGGACGTAGGAATGaagttcgaattaataacatcaatatacattgatttaaccgtgaatgctccagacttagtcaacttccagcgtaattcatcgggttgttgagaaagctggacgtccatcagtctcctaactagacggagccattcttcccaacgattgcccgctagcactcgtctgaactgaatattaaggggggtagATTGAAAGACCGAAgcaacgaacacctcacgtcgttgaacaatgcggtacaaagagggatattggatggccaagggtgtgtcaccaagccaagtatcttcccagaaacgTGTACTTGTGCCGTTTCCAACaacaaactttgtcctattaaacaaTGCCTGCTTGACCTTCATGAGACCCTTCCAGAAGGGCGAGTCGGTCGGCCTTACAGAGACCTGTGCCAAAGTTTTTGACTGGAGGTACTTGCCGCGAAGGATCTGTGCCCACATAGCATCATTCTCCGACGAaagcttccacagccacttgctaagaaggcatttATATATTTATGAGAGCTGCATTATATATTTATGAGAGCTtaatgtgacatccttaaaaaataTCTAGatatgaattagacaaactgatttttgtTTGTGTGAGAATGATGCACGCGCATGTGTCACCATGACAATTAAAGAAAAAAAGGACCTTTCCTTTTTAGTACATCCAATCCAAATATAAAAAAGACCGAAGTAATAACGATGGTAGGGCTCCTATATATTCCCCAATTCCATATTTCCGTGAACCCTTTACCTGCAGTAAGACTTTAGTACGGATGTACTACAAGGACAAGAATGAAGCTTTCATAATTTGTAATCGGGGAAGCTAAATTCTAAGGAAAATCCAGAGGTCGACTGTGCTTCAGCAAATTCCTCACGCCGGCACGACGCAACACCCTAGCatggtaagagcatctctagccgagCCCCCAAAACGTTCTTCTCAGATGAATTTTGCACGCCGATGCATAAAAATTGGCCCAATCACATCCCTAGAAGCTCAATTTTCACCGGTTCggaccgaaattggcgccggcggattcagggcgaacccggcgcgctggggactCTCGGAGGCGCCGGACGAAatggttttggcgcgaaaaagccacGGGCCCGCCGAGTTAGCGACACTCGTCTCGTCGTCCCGCGAACGCCTTGGTTTCCCGCGGGGAattaatgccaaggctgccgccggtcagcttccatTGATTCCTTACGGGGCGGCTCTTCACGGGCGGCGCCGCCTCACTCCCCGTCCCGCGTACACACGCCTCTCCGGCGGCTATAAAAAGCGTCGTCCCACCCCCGCCGTTGGCCACAGACGGCGTGCTCCCTGTCTCTCTCTAGCGCCGCCGaacctctctgtctctctctccaccGCCGACGAACCTCTCCTCTCTCCCAGCCCATCCACGACAATGCGCGAGCGGTTCCTCGgcgacggagcggcggccaacggcttcggccgccgctcgctgcaGACGTGGGAGGCGTACCTGCTGTTCGAGGCGAACATTCCGGCGCCTCTAGACATGCGCGCTGGGCCGACAGGATGAAGGCTCGGCGCCGGAGGCGTCCCCATCCCCCCTTGTCGGACGTCGTCGCTCGCCCCGATCACTTCGCCGGCGAGGTCGACCGTGTTCGGTCGTCGCTGACTGAGGAGCAGCGCGCCTCCccgcagtacgccgccgacaaccacgaggCGTGGGCGGTGTACTTCCAGCGCCGTCAGGAGCAACGCCTCACCTCCACCAACGGAGCACCGATGATGGCGGGCGGCCGGTGGAACAGCGAGGGGCGACGGCTGTGatggtccgtccccggccggacaCTCCATGAGGTTCTTGCGCACCTCGAGGGCGCAACAACCCGCCGCTCACATACCCTCGAGGGCCGGCCGGCGCTCCGGTGCCCCGCCGCGGTGCCGGGCAATGGATGCCAAGGAGGTTCGTCTCCAGCTCGTCGTCCTCATCCCGTTCCTCCTCCCACTCCTCGTCCCACTCCTTTGGTTCTCCGGCGGtgttcggcgtcaaggccgagcccgcagtGGAGACCCCGCTCGGCCGGCGTACCCGCccggccggcatcgtcatcaatgaAAGCGGCGGCCGTGCCTCGTCCTCGGCCCCTCCCCGACTCGTCAAGCCGAAGACAGAGCCAGGGCTCCCCGTCGTGAAGACGGAGCCCGGGCTCGCCGGCGGCGTCAAGGAGGAGGCGCTCGACGACGAGGTGGCCCTCAAATGGGCACGCGACAACTGGCtgcaggcggagaaggagcgccagtgcgccgccctcgCGCGGTTTGAAGCTCATCGCCGTGGCAGGGACGAGGGAGGCACCGTCATCCTCAAGgacaacgacgacgatgacgacgacaacgacgcgccgccaccgcctgtccgccatggagacgccgggaaggggtccagcaggggcgaccGCGCCATCAAGAAAGAGAAGGCCGccgacggcgacgaggacggcggcgaTGTCGACGACTTCGCCGCGCTGATCGAGTTCTTCGCCCCATAGAtcagttttttttaataatttatgtaAAAGGCCGAACATGTTTAATATGAATAACAAGTTTGCCGAATTTTAGCCGAACTTTGCCAAACTTCACCGAATTCagctttttttaaaaataaaaaaacacgtCCGGGGCGACCCTGGGGCGAGCGACTGGGAACCCGCTCACCCCCGCGTCGATTTAAacaccggctcgcccccagggtGCGCGTAAAATCGCCGCCTGAAGAGCCAACAGCTAAAGATGCTCTAATCAGAGAGAGAGCTCTCTCTCAAAGCAAACCGTGCAGCATTGCCTTAGAGAGCGAACCAATCTATGGTTTGATGGTTAAAAAGACAGTGGTATCCCCATTccaccaggattcaaatcctgatgctcgcattatttttggatttatttcagaattttcgacGATACGTtttcagtggaaggagacgttctCGTCCACGACGAGACACCTACGATGAGTGTATACACATATGTATTGATGTTAAAAAAAAGCATTGCCTCACAGTTCAGAATCGGGGTGGCAAAGTTGCACAATATTGTCATTTCTTCCAGTGAAAGTATTTACACACGGCCACTCCGTAAAAGAAACATGAATCGCATCAACAGCTTCCGGCAGCAAAACAACAGCATCATTCGAAAACACACAAGATACCAAATTCTTTTCCGCCATGCTATTTCCCCTACCATCAAAGaacgaaaaaaaggaagaaaaattgtGGGAGCAGCGGCCGCGATCGGCCCGGTGAGCTCAGGACAGCGACGCCAGCGACGAAGACATGCTGCCGCCGGCCTTGGCCACGGCGACGTAgttgaacgacgacgacgacgccgacagccgccgcgcgccctgcagGAGCTCGCCGCAGCGCCCGGCCCCCGCGGCCGACGACCGCGGCCTGTCGAGCTCGGCCGAGgaacgaccgccgccgccgccgcagctggagccgctgctgctgctgcgcatGGACGGCGCGGAGCACGTGAGCCTGCCGGCGTCGACCCTCTTCCGGTTCATGCTGCTCGGCTCCGGCGTCCTGCTGAAGCCACCGCTGCCGCTGGGCCTCTTCAGGCGCGGCATCGTCTCCTTCTCGCTGAACAGGGTCCGCAGCTTCTTCTGCTCCTGCAACACGCCATCAATTTACTTCCGGTGAGTTCAGAATCCAGAAGAATTCTAGCAAATGCCGACCAAAATGCAGTGAGAGCGAGGATGTTTTATTTACTTACCCGGAgtcgcctcctctcctcctcctgccTCAGCCTGGCTTGCTTGTGCTCTTCCAGCACGGCCACTAGGCGAGCCTTTACAAGAGACGAGAGGCAAACATTTCGTCAGCTACCATGGAAATTGTTCGCAGTTCGTATGCTGGTGCAGTAGAGCTGAAGGTAGCTTACCCCGTCGTACAGAAAAGGCTTCTTCCTTTCGCTCTCCCATGCCAGCGTTCGACTCATCAGGTTATCAACAATAGCTGCAGAGCAACGAACAGTCGGTTATTTTTGCACAAACACATTCCCAACTAGATATATTTTTTGGAAAATTTCAACTAGTATGTATATAGGTATTTAAATCCACTCAATCAAACAAATAACGAATTAATTCAGAAAATGGTTCATCAAAATGTACCAGGAATCTTCATGATGATGACCCTGGCTTTCTCGGCGCGTTTCAGGTTCAGACGTGCGGTCCTGCCGGTGCTGAATCTGTTCTCATCCTGAATGAAACCAGCAGACGAGATCAGCACCCAGAGATCACTGTCCAATGCACCCAGATAGTACGCATTCTTTCAAATTGTAAGATCTGGAGACATACCACGTTGTGTTCGTCGAGCCATTTCTCTTCCTCGCAGGCCAGCAGCCACTTGTTGATCTTCTCCATGATGTCCTTCCTCGACTGATGCTCCTCCTTGGCCTTGGCTATCTGGTCGTCAATGCTGGCCATGAGCTCAGAAGGGTTCACGAGGCCTGATAATATGTAAGATGCGGTCACCATTAGAATTGCATCCACATTTGAAATGCATTTCAGTAATAAGTAAAGAAAAGCTCGGCGTGTGTGAATTTTTTTCTTTCCCAGTAGTAAAACTGAACAAGAAGCCTGCAGTGTCTGAAGCCTGAACTCGTAGTACGTACCGGAGTCGATGAGCGCGATGGACTTCTCGGGCACGGTGCTGGCGTCGGGCTCGACGTGCATGCTCCGGCAGATGTTCTCCAGCTCCAGCCTGCGCTTGAGCACCAGCTCCTTCATCCGGCCGGCCTTGAGCCTCGTCagcctctccacctcctcctccgtcttcttgatgctCGCCATGGACAGCACGCCGGAGGACAGGACCTCCTCTTTCGCGGGCCTCAGGACGGCCGCCGCCTTCTGGAAGCCCCGCCGCTCCTCCACCGGCGAGTCCATCAGGTCCCACAGCTCCACCAGCGGCACCACGACTTCCCGCAGCTGCGAACATTGGAGTAACCATTAGCGTCACGTTGGGGCTTGGAAGCAGAGGCGAACTAATTAAGGTTAACCGGTGGTGGTACGCTGGTATGTACCATGGCTGCTCGCTTGGCCTTCTCGGAGGTGAGCATGGCGACGACCTGGGAGAGCCTGGTGAGCGTGGTGTCGCTGATGCTGGTGGGCTTGCCGGGGTCGGCCTCGTGCAGGCCCGGGTGGACCTCGTTCACGATGGCGATGAAGTCCTCGCCCAGCACGTCGCACAGCGAGTGCACCTCCGTCACGTGCTCCAGGACCTTGTGCAGACGCTCCGACTGTCAACAAAAAATTGCATGTCCGTCAGCTTGTCGCCATCATGCATATCCAGATGATTGTTGCATATACTTGCATATCAACATTTTATACtagtacttggcaaatcacaatccGACTGCAACAAATTTTCAGTAGCCGTCAGCTTGTCACCATCGTGATTGTCATTACATATCAACATTTTATATATACTTAATAAAAAATCACAATCCTTGGCTCGCTGTGATCTTCTGAAGATCATAAAATCGCTATAATGATTGGTAGGAAAGTGTTGACCTGAATGGACCGATTAGCCAACTTAACAGCATCATGGACAGTGCAGGACCTGATCTGATGTCCTACTAACTAGCTGTTGATAGGTCCGTCTTAAACAAAGGTAGTAAAATCGATTGGATAT is drawn from Triticum dicoccoides isolate Atlit2015 ecotype Zavitan chromosome 4A, WEW_v2.0, whole genome shotgun sequence and contains these coding sequences:
- the LOC119286865 gene encoding 65-kDa microtubule-associated protein 6-like, translated to MGEVAAELLYAMAPLALSGGGAEVAGSCAPLLAELRQLWGEIGKSREERERMVHELEAECTRVYRRKVDEATGERALLHQSLAASEAEIAALTAALGAENSTQFKVNKWTVSLNERVSSATALLEELRAMRAERSKQFSDIRSEIEKISAEIAGRSHGQDTSPRAGDGHDLTIRRLGEYRARLSTLQKEKSERLHKVLEHVTEVHSLCDVLGEDFIAIVNEVHPGLHEADPGKPTSISDTTLTRLSQVVAMLTSEKAKRAAMLREVVVPLVELWDLMDSPVEERRGFQKAAAVLRPAKEEVLSSGVLSMASIKKTEEEVERLTRLKAGRMKELVLKRRLELENICRSMHVEPDASTVPEKSIALIDSGLVNPSELMASIDDQIAKAKEEHQSRKDIMEKINKWLLACEEEKWLDEHNVDENRFSTGRTARLNLKRAEKARVIIMKIPAIVDNLMSRTLAWESERKKPFLYDGARLVAVLEEHKQARLRQEEERRRLREQKKLRTLFSEKETMPRLKRPSGSGGFSRTPEPSSMNRKRVDAGRLTCSAPSMRSSSSGSSCGGGGGRSSAELDRPRSSAAGAGRCGELLQGARRLSASSSSFNYVAVAKAGGSMSSSLASLS